CTGCACTTTTACAAGCACTTTACATGCTTTTCTGGACCTGATCCAGTTCACTTCATACTGGGTCCCCAGGTGTGGGCTGGTTATCAGGAGGCCAGAACAATTAAGCTGAAATAATTTGCATGTAAGCTCAGGTGGGGAGAATCTCTGGTGACCGTCTAACAGCATCCATGCTGAGTTCTGTTCCTTACTTAGCAAGAAAACTCTGTGTCATTTCTTTTCAATGAGGTTCCACAAGGATCTATGCTTGATTTCAGCTACACATGCCCTCCTTTGTTTAAATTATGTGCTCACAGGTTTCTTATTTTTGCTCCCGACCAGACCAGCCCAACATCATCAGTTCTAATTTGACAAGATTGCATCCCTTCAATCGCTGATAGTCATGCATTCACTTAAGAGACCAAGCAAAATACCAATAAGCTGTTGTGTACTCTTATTGTACCCAAGGTGGTTTATTGATCAGGCTTTTCTTTGGGATTCACATCAGCATTTATAAATCATGTTATTCAGTTGTTCTCTGATGGCCATCCCAGTAAAAGAGGAACTTCAATGCCAACAACAGCCACATCTAGAATCACACGTAGTTGTAATGTGTACCTTGTCTTGAGGATTTCCATGGTGCCTTCCTGAGCGCAGTTTGTGTTTTGGAGCTGTTCTTGAGGTCTGCCTGCACTGCAGGTGCGAGTGTTTGCACGCCCATACAATGCAGCTGTCACACTGATCACTCCATGTTCTGATACACACACATTGAGAAATTAGGAAGCAAGTTCAGGGcatcatgtttgattttaatgattttgatttGAACTCTTAGTAAGGCTCTCggcagttgaaaaaaaaaacctcttacCACAGCTAAGGTGCTGGACACTCTGGGCATCATCACAGGTGATATCTCTCTCTACGGAGACAACTAAACCAACAGATTTGAAAATGTAAGTCGAAAAGTTTTCAAAGCTGTACGACCCAAATAAAGCAACAACGTTCTCAGTCATTTGCTCATTTATTTACCTGATGCCACAAGCACACCTATGGCTGCCAGCACTGGAAAAGAGGAAAGAGCGATCTCACTACATGTTCACAAACGTGTACAGAAAAGGGGTATTTCAAAACATCAGTGGCAGTTAATAGGAAGTTGTGTTAACCcaaagttaaaatgaaacattaaggaATGTGGTGTAATATCTTTGTAATCTGTACCTGAAAGAGAAATCATGATTGTGTATGTACCATATATATGGCTCAAAAGAAGTGTCCTTGTGAAAGGATACAAGGCAGAAAAACATGCGGCATATCAGGAAACAAAGGTATCTCTGCACACTCCTTTAAGAGgaacaaaagaaaatatttaaggCTGTTGGGTTTCATGTTGTAGATTCAGGAGGCTCTCAGGAAAACCCACAACAGCAAGCATAGTGTCTGGGTATTTTCCTTCTAATGATGCTGAAAAGCCATGGTCCTGAAATAAACTGTACAAATAGCTGACATCTATGGTAAGATACAGCTAaacataatctttaaaaatgaatgcagaattTTATATTGAAGTTTCATTTTAATAGATTAAGGGACAGTCTTAAAATATAtagagattttttaaagttttttatttaaaatctttcAACTTTTACAAGGAAcaacaaacatgaaacaaaaaacaatggcAAATCAATTAtctaaaaaggaaaacaatgtgCAATGTGACTCCCAATGCTGTGCATCAGGTTTCAAGGCAGAGAGTTATAAGCACGTGtgcaaatgaaaatatttatttctaaataaatattttcatttgcaCGTGTGCAAATGAATATGCTTTAGAAAAGCATAATTTAGCCtacttttattttctccatAAAGTTTTGTGAAATAAAGTGATGGTCACTACCAGGGACATATTTATGCTATGCATTTAAATTGTAGTCTTATCTCTACTAATATCTATTAGGTTGCCTTCAATCATGGAAAAGGTGAAGATATATTTTCTCCTGTTTGCAGAAATTCTATGGATCATTTTGATAAAATACCATACAGTATTATACAATAACATTATACATGTGCATAAGCATCTGTTGTAATTTTAGTGATTATTCTAAATAAATCTAAGCTTTAAAATTAGATACAGgacatacaaaaataaactttaccCCCAGTAGTCTTATTAGGATTacacaattatttttttctccatgtttgtaTACTCACAGAGTGGGTCACGGAGTCTGAAGCGGTGCATGTTTTTTTGAAGATCCAGTCTAGTGAGAGCAGCAGGACTGACTGTGACTTTACTTTGTAGGCACCTGAATTTATGCTGTTGTTGCTTCCTTGTTAAGCAATAGCTTGACCTTGTGCAACACACCTGTATACATTTGTGCCAACAAGTGAGCATGATTCAAACCAGAATGTTTTCATTGTAAGGTTTAACAATAGAAGTGGACAGTCGTTTCCTGTTGGAGGGTTATGGTGATGAGTAGAtggaaaagatttttcattattttgacccacaccacataaaaacaaagatgagaCATTTAAGCTGCTGCAGGGTGTGGCAGCTGAGCTCAGTCTGTAAGGATGCAGAGTGACAGAGGAGGGTCAGCAACTTCAAGCTCTAATGTGAACTGAGTATAAGTATAGATCAGGACTAAATGCTGATGAGGGGCTGTTTTCTTTCTGAGCATGGCCAGGATGTACCTGAGCAAGGCTCCAAGCGCCCAAAGTCACCAGTCCCTGtgtgttctctgtgtttgtgtgcatttcaGACATACTGAATATCTAGGTGCAGGCGCATCTCAGAAAATTACactatcatgaaaaagttcatttttgctTCCATGTTTTCTAGATTCATCCATTCAAAGGCAAACAACTGgggactttttgttttattattgataattacagcttacagctcatgaaaatcaaaaatacactATCTAAAAATATTAGGACATCACAACAGAAATGCtgacaatctgaaaaatgatgttTATTTGTGCACTTAGTAGTTGGCAAAcactccttttgcacaaatagttgcaacaataaaacataacaCTTGGGCAAGCAGCCTGTGGCCCTGCTGAGGCCTATTATTGAGGCCTTTCCTGTGGTCAAGTGCCAAGTCCTGCTTGAAAAGGAGATCTGTTTTCTCCACAAAATCTCTCAGCAGATAGTACTGAGTGATCAAAAtcctcctggtagacggctgaagGCGTTGACtctgataaagcacagtgggcaaacagatgacatggcacccaaACCACTGACTATGGAAACTGAAaccactggacttcaagcaccttggattctgggcctctgtgatcttcctccagactctgggcccttgatttccaaataaaattcaaaatgaactctcatctgaaaacaggactttcggaccactgagccacagtctgggtgtttttctccacagcccaggtgaGACTCTTATGACGTCTGTGGTTCAGGAATGGCTCGACACTAGGAAAACGACACTCGTAGctcatttcctggacctgtctgtgtggtggctcttgatccactgactccagcctcagtccactctttgtgaagctctcctaagttcttgaatctgctttgtttgtcaATCCTCTGAAGGTTAAGGTCATACTTGTTGTTTGTTCTTACcgcactttatttatttttgataccGAGCCTAACCTCTCAGCAAAGACCTCTCTCATCACAGAGGGTGTCAGTTTTGTCTTCTTGGACAAATGTCAAGTCAGCAGTATACATTgttgattgtggttgtgtgtataACCTGAGTGAGAGAAAAAACTGACAAGAAATAGGagttttcacagaaaaaaaaacacttttttatgatatttaaactttttggaTACACCTGTAAGTGGCAGGCTTTCATAGAAATTAATGTAAAATTCCAAAGACTAGATTggttcttcttttctttttgataGATTTCTTTTACTCTAACAAGGTCTGATTGTCTAAAAGTAAACTACAATTGACATTACCTGCTTGTTCTGACATCctacttttgtttttctgtctttatttcctCAAGGAACCAGGAACATCAGGCcacaattttatcagaactgtgCGTGAGTGTGAAATCACAAACAGatggtaagggttagggttagggtaagggttagggtgcttccctgtttgttttccttgttttctttgtttttcttactTCCTGAAGTGTAATGAAGCACCTATTGTTTTCTTTACTCAGCTGCCTTCTGGAAATAACCAGAACACCCTGATGACTCAAGAGTCATCATGATGGAGCTCAACCTGATATTCCTGATCTTAGAGTGACAGTGAAGCTTTACTTGCGTAAGTTTCTTTCAACCCAAATCAACACAACATTATCACTGGATTCAGTTTATCTTCAAATGTGTTTACTCCAATTGTTCCCCTTATTTACAAGAGTTAGCCTACTGGTCCCATGTGGGTCTTTACATtccctcttttttctgtctctcgaATTCTCAAAGAAATTGGTTGCAGGTCATTCAAACACAAAGCCGTAACTGATAGGAATAATATTTCCCTCCCACTGAAATGACTTAGAGGTTTATCTGCACAGCAACAGAGCAGGcccgctcacattcacacctatggccaatttagagtcaccaattaacctgatgggcatgtttttggtggtgggaggaaaccGGAATAGCTGGAGAGAACCCATTCGTGTACGGgaggaacatgcaaactccgcacagaaaggccctgaccggggaACACGCCAGGGACCTTGTTgctttgaggcaacagcactaacccctgcactgaAGCTGCTGTGCAGCCCCCGTCCAAATCTAACAAACGTTATAAAAACATATCACTACAGAAGCATGCATTCATGTATTTTATTCACCCACTTATATGATAACATTGTGGTTTTCAGAGATCATTCATTATCCGTAGAAGAACTTGCTTTGTtatctaaaaagaaaatatatatacataaaaaagGTACTCAGTATCAATGCAAAAtggactaaaataaaattatggaTTAATGCCTGCACAGAGATTCTGTACATCACTCAATATGCCTCATTTACAGGAAATGTTGCCTTGTTTTGCTGTCAGATTTTGCGGAAAATGTTTTGGCTGTAGTTATGATCATATATcccaagacaaaaaaacactttattttcatAACAACCCCTTATTATCGAACTTGTCATGAAAGGTATTTGCAAAGGGTGTGGAAAGgagcatccatctatccatccattttctataacacttatcccgttgggggtcacatgggtgctggagcctatcccagctgtcattgggtgagaggcagggtacaccctgcactggtcgccagtcaatcgcaaggctgacatatagagacagacaaccatgcatactcacattcacacctacggccaagtTAGAGTGATCAactaacctaatgagcatgtttttggtgatgggaggaagctggagtacccaaagagaacccacacatgcacagtcaGATCATGCAAACtgtgcacagaaaggccctgaccgggaagcaaaaCAGGGACCTTCATGCTGCTGAGGCAACAGCTCTAACCTTGTGCTACACTGTGCAGCCCAGGAGGCATCCATTTAAGTAATtaggtgggaaaaaaatactttattttctgtaaacatcttgaaaatgggtaaaaaattaCCCGAGGACAACTTAAAAGTCTAGTAGGATGAgctgttttgttaaaaaaaaaaaaaaaaactgtttacagATGTACAGTAAAAGATCAGCAGAGAGAAACACTTTGACTAAAGGAGGAGCTTTATTATTATCAACACAGAGGCAAGGTAATAGAACTTAATCATAAACTGAACAAGCATATAGTATTTGTGAAagtattttattcattaattttgcATTGATATTATTGTAAATGTTCAGAGGGGCTCATCTTTAGAGCTCACAGGATCtgtaaacaacaaaagaaaagagtTTAAAGATCCCTTTCAGCGACATATCTGAGTTATTGGCAAAATAACAACATTCAAACCTCATCAGGACAGACTCTGACTATTACAGATTTAATTCTAACATCAAACCAAGTTAACTATACTTACATTTTAACGCTTAGATCAGATGATAAGCCTTACATTTCAGATGATTGTCACTGTAAAAAACTCTCCCATGTGCTAACATGTACACTGTATCCAAAGATTTACCATGCTGTACTGAATTCAAACGAACTATTTTTCACATTTGGACTGCAGGTCAGCTTTGGTAGATTGAAATTGCATTTCAAGCCACTTACATTCACACACGTAAGCCACCTCCAGGTACTTGTAAGTACCCACACAGGGGTCTCCAAACACTGAGTTGCTGGCTTTAATTGTACAGCTGTTTCTCCCATTACAGCTGTGAGGGCAGAATTAAGAATAGCAAAAAGTCGTTATGAGGTTATGCTGGatcacataaaacacattttatggcAAATTAGATAACATTGTCTCAAAGTGCATAGCTGTCTATGAATTGTAGCGTCAAAGTAAATCATGATTTggatttcaacatttatttaatttcggCACCGTTACAACAAGAGATGGAAGTTGTACCTATCAGCAACTTTGCTGGTGGGATGTGAGCAGTAGACATTTGTAATTTGAGCAACAGGCCGTCTATATGAACATGTGGTCTGGTCTCTACGCCCATAGTCAGCACTGAGGATAGATATAGCTTGCCCGGCATCTTAAAAGAGAAGCAAGTACAAGATTAGTACTGAAGAATAGACAGTAAGAGAACAACTACACTCACATCTTTTATGTTGATGCATCAGGCATAAAATGAGGGGGAGACTTGATCTTACCACACTCCAGGTGTGCATAGGAGTGCTCACATGTCTCCTGATGAACTATTAAAACAACAAGATTAGCACAGATTAACAGATTTGCATTTAGACTACATGTTTATGTTTCCTTGCATTgtgtgcaattaaaaaaaatctgtccatCAAATAAACGTACGCATACCCCCAGGGTACGTGGattttcaaatatatatatttgaaaaatagcatccatgcaaaaatccttttgaataatttataaatatctaaataaaacaTAAGTGTAAGTTCCTATACAAAATTGTACAGTTGGTAATATATCTAATTTTCcttataaatatgtttttttttctttttgtgtggtAATGTTTATATAAAACTAAGTtcctgatttcagtttgagaagagatcTTTAATGGATCCTTAAATGGGGCATTAAGATGTTAACTATTTTTTTATGCACAAGTCTTTATTTATGATTAAGGtaattatttctttttgaaaCAAATTGTTAGTTCAATGTTTTTATTACTAAATAGTTCAAGAGAGAGCACTACAAATGATTAGTGTTTTGCACACTGATGGAGTTTaaaatggttttgttttcactacATTAGTTTGAACGCTCATATTCTAGTGATAAGGAGATTTGCCATGAATATAGCAATGCAttattaaaatttcattttttttcaaatgtttaaaattttaaaaagtgcttatCAATTACAAATCAATTATCAattacaaagttaaataaatcttatactgatGTCAAAGCACTGTTTAACGTCTTTTTATTTCCAGCCAAAAATGTTTTGTGCTGTTAAggggtacttggctgaaaaaatatttcacagggggtaaatcactgaaaaaaaacattgagaACTGATGCTCTAGACCATGCCGACATATCTGAGTACAATCGTTGCTGCCATGTGGTTGGCTGATTGAACATTTGCATTGATAAGCAGTTAAGCaagtatacctaataaagtgatcagtgagtGTACATCACAAGTCAAGGTAAGTTCAAGTTAAAAGATAGGAGCTAAATTAGTTTTCATCGGCCTTCTCTGTCACacagacaggcctgcccacagatctggcaggcccctgacaaacccagggaatgggccGTCTCCTGTTGTGGTGTATTGATAGTATTAATGCATGGTTGATGGATCAGGAGCATTGGTACAAGTGTCCTGGCTAAAAGTTACTTCATTTTAGAACTTAAAACTGTGTCAAACTATAATTAGGtactgatgttgaaattatttaattgtgccacttttttaaacccattttaactgctttttccaacattttcttgccactgttatttgtcacttttcagcaattttgtgcaattttcacccttttttgccttttacccatttttgtcactttaagccagttttgacacattttagccccttttcatggctttttgccactaatttgagcaactttaaacatatttttgacactttaacctttttttttctcatttttaaaacccatttgaTCCCATATTCTGCCCATTTTagacccaattttgccattaaatccaattttacctcatttttttcctcattttctgccacttttgaccaatttttgccattttcaacctaTCGCGGCTGCTgttgactcatttttttcttcgCCACTTTTTactcccatttttgcaaatttcaacTGCATTTCACCATTCTATCTGccggtttttgccacttttatccaatttttgccactatacacacattttttccGCTGTTAACCCATACCTGCTACTAATCCCATTTAACCAGCctctccacccatttttgccttttttttaaaacccatttcaATCCTGTTTTAAGCAGAGGGGTTTACATAGAAGGCTGTATACTATAAATAAATGCTGCTTTGATATGAGTGATAATTATTCAGGTATAAAAAGGGCGTATGGTtatcaaagcttaactttacaatggaccaaaAATTTtctgacctctatgggccccaaatttggctgggctccagaaagctttcccttttaaccccccttatgggtggccttgcacgtttaatatttctttactGTTATAAGATCACAAATTTATATTGTATGTTTTGAAAGCTACTATATATGACATATTAATATAAAGAgtaacaaagaaatgaaaagcagAAATAGGACCGACTTGCTGGAAGGCAGATATAGTTGGTCTGCAGGTATTTAAAAGTGCCCACGCATGGATCTGGTACACTGAGGTCATTTGAGCTTAATTCACACTCCTTTTTTCCATCACACCTGCAGCAGGGAGAAGACAAATGTGGCTTAAGGAAGAATAAAAAATTATGTTGAAGCATCAAGACATTTTACTAAACCACATACATGGGCTTCAACAGAAATCAAGTTTCATAAAAGACTGTACCTTCTCTTGAGGACATCCTCAGCTTCTCTCTTAGAGCAATCGGTGTTAGATATCTGTCCTGGAGGTTTTCCCTCACTGCAGGTCTGAGTGTCTGCTCGTCCATACAGTGCCGACTGAACAGAGATCACTCCAGACTCTGTAACACAGCAGGTATtttgaataaaactgaatacttttttattcagTATTCTTTCATACTGGATCACAAAATCAGACCAttaacatcagaaaaaaaacattataaatgtataaattagCTCTCAAGGCATGTCAAAGTAAACTTATGTCCTGtgtgaaaaaagaaatcaaatcatACCACAGCTCAGGCGATGGACGTTGTTACCTTCACAGGTGGTAACTGTGTAAGCAGAGCCACCTAGAAGCAGA
This window of the Cheilinus undulatus linkage group 11, ASM1832078v1, whole genome shotgun sequence genome carries:
- the LOC121517143 gene encoding rhamnose-binding lectin-like, which produces MLAFSTAVLLAATCLFARAGGSAYTVTTCEGNNVHRLSCESGVISVQSALYGRADTQTCSEGKPPGQISNTDCSKREAEDVLKRRCDGKKECELSSNDLSVPDPCVGTFKYLQTNYICLPAIHQETCEHSYAHLECDAGQAISILSADYGRRDQTTCSYRRPVAQITNVYCSHPTSKVADSCNGRNSCTIKASNSVFGDPCVGTYKYLEVAYVCEYPVCCTRSSYCLTRKQQQHKFRCLQSKVTVSPAALTRLDLQKNMHRFRLRDPLLLAAIGVLVASVVSVERDITCDDAQSVQHLSCEHGVISVTAALYGRANTRTCSAGRPQEQLQNTNCAQEGTMEILKTRCDGKKVCELNTRIVRTSDPCPGIFKYLETNYTCLPALRVTTCEHAYAHLTCDVGQVIYVYGADYGRRDRTTCSYQRPESQLQDTTCTEPTTVVAERCNGQNSCVVKASNSVFGDPCRGTYKYLEVAYVCEYPIGYPKGYEDMLK